In Streptomyces sp. ML-6, the genomic stretch CCGGCGAGGAGGAGCCGCCGCCGAACTCCGTGGTCTCCGAGGTGTCGCACGAGATGGCGGACCTCGTCGACGCGGAGGACGCGGAACTGACGACGCGCCCCGCGACGCCGAGCCGGGGTTCGATCGCCGCGGTCGCGGAGGAGCTCGGCATGCGGCGGGCGCGGGTGCTGTCCCGGTACGGGCTGCACACGGCGGCCGACCGCTGGGACGAGGCGTTCGGGGCGAAGACGCCGATGGCGCAGGCGGCCCCCGCCTCGTGCGTGACCTGCGCGTTCCTGGTGCCGCTCGCCGGTTCGCTGAAGCAGGCGTTCGGGGTGTGCGCGAACGAGTTCGGCCCGGCGGACGGGCACGTGGTGTCGCTGTCGTACGGCTGCGGCGGGCACTCGGAGGCGGCGGTGATGCCGAAGCCGCCGAAGCCGGCGCCGCACGCCCTGGACACGATGCAGGTGGACGAGTACCCGCTGCGGCCGGCCCGCGACTCCGGCTCGGTCCCGGCCGAGGCGGACGCGCCG encodes the following:
- a CDS encoding DUF3027 domain-containing protein; this encodes MSAATTRSRTARTPALDRLCVEAVDLARAAAEEAAAPGVVGEHVGVISEGDRVVTHFFECKEPGYRGWRWAVTVARASRAKKVTLDETVLLPGGDALLAPEWVPWSERLRPGDMGPGDLLPTEADDIRLEPGYTGEEEPPPNSVVSEVSHEMADLVDAEDAELTTRPATPSRGSIAAVAEELGMRRARVLSRYGLHTAADRWDEAFGAKTPMAQAAPASCVTCAFLVPLAGSLKQAFGVCANEFGPADGHVVSLSYGCGGHSEAAVMPKPPKPAPHALDTMQVDEYPLRPARDSGSVPAEADAPTEDLGHS